In the Desulfatiglans anilini DSM 4660 genome, one interval contains:
- a CDS encoding alpha/beta fold hydrolase: protein MSWFELEGRRIYYEIHGKGEPLVLLHHGFGCSKMWQDLYPALAEKGYRVILYDRRGYGRSDEGRGFPDFFVSDRFRPENREDLAALMGGLGITGFHLIGQCEGGVVAVDYASRYPVHVKSVVISSTQCFSPKPMPEWNVEKFTKSFKESPPEMQAKFNDWHGPDRAERLYEMFRTNGGAYGTGMFDLRGILPRVVCPALVLYPDRSALFDVEQGVAFYRHLPRGELAVLPYCGHNTYEYKPEEYVRISLDFLQRAVSRKYQEKDPGISATCCAT from the coding sequence ATGTCATGGTTTGAGTTGGAAGGCCGCAGGATTTACTACGAGATTCACGGAAAAGGTGAACCGCTGGTCCTGCTTCACCACGGTTTCGGATGCAGCAAAATGTGGCAGGACCTTTATCCGGCGTTAGCAGAAAAGGGCTACCGGGTCATCCTTTACGACCGCCGGGGTTATGGCCGCTCGGACGAAGGCCGGGGTTTTCCTGATTTTTTCGTCAGCGACCGGTTCAGGCCCGAGAACAGGGAGGACCTGGCCGCCCTGATGGGGGGCCTCGGGATCACGGGATTCCACCTGATCGGCCAGTGCGAAGGCGGTGTCGTAGCGGTGGATTACGCCTCCCGCTACCCGGTGCATGTGAAAAGCGTCGTGATCTCGAGCACGCAGTGTTTCAGCCCCAAACCCATGCCCGAGTGGAACGTCGAAAAATTCACCAAGTCCTTCAAGGAATCGCCGCCCGAGATGCAGGCGAAATTCAACGATTGGCATGGACCGGACCGCGCCGAACGCCTCTATGAAATGTTCCGTACGAACGGCGGGGCCTATGGCACCGGGATGTTCGATCTGCGCGGGATCCTTCCGCGGGTCGTCTGCCCCGCGCTCGTGCTTTACCCGGACAGGAGTGCGCTTTTCGACGTGGAACAGGGGGTCGCGTTCTACCGGCATCTCCCCCGCGGCGAACTCGCGGTCCTGCCCTACTGCGGGCACAACACCTATGAATACAAGCCCGAAGAATATGTCCGCATCTCGTTGGACTTCCTCCAGCGGGCGGTCTCCCGAAAATACCAGGAAAAGGACCCGGGCATCTCGGCGACCTGTTGTGCCACGTGA
- a CDS encoding electron transfer flavoprotein subunit beta/FixA family protein yields MKIIVLVKQVPDTTEVQLDPKTGNLIREGIESIMNPDDRHAVEAAVGLKETLQARVTAVSMGPPQAVDVLSEAIGMGVDEGILLSDRAFAGADTWATSTTLGRAVEVIGDYGLVICGRQAIDGDTAQIGPQVADYLQIPHVSYVSGIEKVEADAVFVRRRLEDGFERIRCRMPALLTVIGELNVPRYPHVGRLIDACREKAPIKVWNVADLGLKTAEVGLEGSLTHVIKTFAPKFQRRSEILQGDARTVVSGLLDRLKEIRVI; encoded by the coding sequence ATGAAGATCATCGTGCTGGTCAAGCAGGTCCCGGATACGACGGAGGTGCAGCTCGATCCCAAGACCGGGAACCTGATCCGGGAGGGCATCGAGAGCATCATGAATCCTGACGATCGTCATGCGGTCGAGGCGGCGGTAGGGTTGAAGGAAACGCTGCAGGCCCGCGTCACCGCCGTTTCGATGGGACCGCCCCAGGCCGTGGATGTCCTCTCGGAAGCCATCGGGATGGGGGTCGATGAAGGCATCCTGCTGTCCGACCGAGCCTTCGCAGGCGCCGACACCTGGGCGACCTCGACGACTCTGGGCCGGGCCGTCGAGGTGATCGGGGACTATGGTCTGGTGATTTGCGGACGTCAGGCGATCGACGGGGACACGGCCCAGATCGGGCCACAGGTGGCGGACTATCTGCAGATCCCTCATGTGAGTTATGTCAGCGGGATCGAGAAGGTCGAGGCGGATGCCGTCTTCGTCCGGCGACGGCTCGAGGACGGTTTCGAGCGGATCCGCTGCCGCATGCCGGCGCTTCTAACCGTCATCGGTGAGCTGAACGTTCCGAGGTATCCGCACGTGGGCCGATTGATCGATGCCTGCAGGGAAAAGGCCCCGATCAAGGTCTGGAACGTCGCCGATCTCGGCCTCAAGACGGCGGAAGTGGGTCTCGAAGGGTCTCTGACGCACGTCATCAAGACCTTTGCGCCCAAATTTCAAAGGCGGAGTGAAATCCTCCAAGGTGACGCCCGGACGGTCGTGAGTGGGCTGCTCGACAGGCTGAAGGAAATCAGGGTGATTTAG
- the ald gene encoding alanine dehydrogenase produces MIIGVPKEVKDKEYRVAMTPGGAWQLTAAGHEVRIQAGAGEESGFSDDLYRGAGAKILSAPESVWEAEMVVKVKEPQPAEYRYLRPGLVLFTFLHLAAEPDLTLELQRRSVTAIAYETVEETDGSLPLLIPMSEVAGRMAVQVGSRYLEKTCGGRGKLLGGVPGVRPAEVAIIGGGVVGSNAAQMALGMGANVILLDIDTARLRHLEQILHGRFTTLSANALNIAEAVSRADLLIGAVLIKGARAPRLVTRQMIGNMKPGSVVVDVSVDQGGCVETTRPATHSDPIHVVEGVLHYGVTNMPGAVPRTSTYALSNATLPYIVKIASQGVLEAARCTPALARGFNTCAGKLTYRAVSEALGSSCTPIEDLL; encoded by the coding sequence ATGATCATCGGTGTGCCGAAAGAAGTGAAAGACAAAGAATACCGGGTGGCGATGACCCCCGGAGGCGCATGGCAGCTCACCGCGGCCGGCCATGAAGTCAGGATTCAAGCCGGAGCAGGCGAAGAGAGCGGCTTCAGTGATGACCTGTATCGCGGGGCCGGCGCAAAGATCCTTTCCGCCCCGGAATCCGTCTGGGAAGCGGAAATGGTCGTCAAAGTCAAGGAACCCCAGCCCGCCGAATACCGGTATCTGAGGCCGGGGCTGGTCCTTTTCACGTTTCTCCACCTGGCGGCCGAACCCGACCTGACCCTGGAACTGCAGCGCCGCTCCGTCACGGCGATCGCCTACGAAACCGTCGAGGAAACCGACGGCTCCCTCCCGCTGCTCATCCCGATGAGCGAAGTGGCCGGCCGCATGGCGGTGCAGGTAGGATCCCGGTATCTGGAAAAGACCTGCGGCGGCCGCGGCAAACTACTCGGCGGCGTCCCCGGGGTGCGGCCCGCCGAGGTGGCGATCATCGGGGGAGGGGTCGTGGGGAGCAACGCGGCTCAGATGGCCCTCGGGATGGGCGCGAACGTGATCCTCCTCGACATCGACACGGCGCGCCTGCGGCACCTCGAACAGATCCTCCACGGCCGGTTCACTACCCTCAGCGCGAACGCCTTGAACATCGCCGAGGCCGTTTCCCGTGCGGACCTCCTGATCGGCGCCGTCCTGATCAAAGGCGCCCGGGCGCCCCGTCTCGTCACCCGGCAGATGATCGGCAACATGAAGCCGGGAAGCGTCGTCGTAGACGTATCGGTCGATCAGGGGGGGTGCGTCGAGACCACCCGCCCGGCGACCCATTCGGACCCCATCCATGTCGTGGAAGGCGTCCTCCATTACGGCGTCACCAATATGCCGGGGGCCGTTCCGCGAACCAGCACCTATGCCCTGTCGAACGCCACCCTCCCTTATATCGTGAAGATCGCCTCCCAGGGCGTACTCGAGGCCGCCCGGTGTACCCCCGCCCTC
- the mltG gene encoding endolytic transglycosylase MltG, which produces MAPEEKNISDKEEPPVIVPDDDAAQRSKGAFRRRLRLCLVLALLGLAGMAIAVCVCINHYVYTPMDEGGAAEVYVIRPGSGLAAVARDLETSGLIRRALPVRVWASVKGYGGRIRAGEYLLSRRWSPARILEAFVQGSVIQHSVTIPEGYTVDQIAALLQERDITEKRAFLALAQDPEFIRGYGLQEETLEGYLFPDTYLFNRDTPPRMVLDRLVGRFKEVAGPLQEAIDARGMSLHEVVTLASMVEKETGAAQERPLIAGVFLNRLERNMRLESDPTVIYGLKDFDGNLTRAHLGEPHAFNTYVIPGLPPGPIANPGGASIRAVLYPAQTSFLYFVSRNDGTHHFSKTYSEHVRAVARYQRAGRRAS; this is translated from the coding sequence GTGGCTCCCGAAGAAAAAAACATCTCGGATAAGGAAGAACCACCGGTTATCGTCCCTGACGACGATGCTGCTCAACGCTCGAAAGGGGCCTTCCGCCGGCGCTTGAGGCTCTGTCTCGTCCTGGCGCTTCTGGGGCTCGCGGGGATGGCCATCGCGGTGTGTGTGTGCATCAACCACTACGTCTACACGCCGATGGATGAGGGGGGAGCAGCGGAAGTCTATGTCATCAGGCCGGGGTCTGGACTGGCCGCTGTGGCCCGGGACCTGGAGACAAGCGGGTTGATCCGCCGCGCCTTACCGGTGCGGGTCTGGGCGTCGGTGAAAGGATACGGGGGGAGGATCCGGGCGGGGGAGTATCTTCTGAGCCGTCGCTGGTCGCCGGCCCGCATCTTGGAGGCCTTCGTCCAGGGCTCCGTCATTCAGCATTCCGTGACGATCCCGGAAGGATACACAGTGGATCAGATCGCTGCGTTGCTGCAGGAGCGTGATATCACCGAAAAGCGCGCATTTCTGGCTCTGGCTCAAGACCCTGAGTTTATTCGCGGATACGGTCTGCAGGAAGAGACCCTGGAAGGGTATCTCTTCCCGGATACCTATCTCTTCAACCGGGATACCCCCCCGCGCATGGTCCTGGATAGGCTGGTGGGGCGTTTCAAGGAGGTCGCCGGTCCGCTGCAGGAGGCGATCGATGCACGCGGGATGTCTCTTCACGAGGTGGTCACCCTGGCCTCCATGGTCGAAAAGGAGACCGGCGCGGCGCAGGAACGTCCTCTGATAGCCGGTGTTTTCTTGAACCGGCTCGAAAGAAACATGCGTCTCGAAAGTGACCCTACGGTCATTTACGGCTTAAAGGACTTCGACGGAAACCTCACCCGGGCTCACCTCGGAGAGCCCCACGCCTTCAATACCTATGTCATTCCCGGCCTTCCTCCGGGGCCGATAGCCAATCCGGGCGGTGCTTCCATCCGGGCGGTGCTGTATCCAGCCCAAACCTCCTTTCTCTATTTCGTCTCCAGGAATGACGGAACCCATCATTTTTCGAAGACCTATTCGGAGCACGTGCGTGCTGTCGCACGCTATCAGAGGGCGGGCCGGCGCGCTTCCTGA
- a CDS encoding electron transfer flavoprotein subunit alpha, with protein MTVWIERELCNGCKRCIQACPYGAIELEDGKARILERCTGCGACLAVCKQEAVKSDLRPREIPDFSDRSGVWVFAEQRGGVLHPVSLELLGKARELAEALGQEVAALLLGDGVGALAETLVRHGAEKVFLGEDPVLKNYRSLPYTDVIENLIEKHKPNVLLMGATHVGRDLAPRVSRRVGVGLTADCTELEIDPGERILLQTRPAFGGNVMATIANRFSRPQMATVRPGVMEAREIPRNQGEVIPFPVDLSENEAGTVVLEVVKEERQRVDLSQARVIVAGGRGVGDRAGFEVLEELAGLLGGVTAGTRVAVEEGWIGADRQVGQTGQSVRPELYIACGISGAIQHRAGMMNARYIVAVNKDPRAPIFQVADWGIVGDLRDVVPQMIEQLKSRQPS; from the coding sequence ATGACGGTTTGGATCGAAAGAGAGTTGTGCAACGGCTGCAAGCGCTGCATCCAGGCATGCCCCTACGGGGCGATCGAACTGGAAGACGGCAAGGCCCGTATCCTCGAGCGCTGCACGGGCTGCGGCGCTTGTTTGGCGGTGTGCAAACAGGAGGCCGTCAAGAGCGACCTCAGACCGCGGGAGATACCGGATTTCAGCGATCGATCGGGCGTGTGGGTCTTTGCGGAGCAGCGGGGCGGGGTGCTGCACCCCGTGTCCCTGGAGCTTCTGGGCAAGGCCCGCGAGCTTGCCGAGGCACTCGGTCAGGAGGTGGCGGCCCTGCTTCTGGGCGACGGGGTCGGCGCTCTCGCCGAAACGCTCGTGCGGCATGGCGCGGAGAAGGTCTTTCTGGGAGAGGACCCCGTCCTGAAGAATTACCGCAGTCTCCCTTACACGGATGTCATCGAAAACCTGATCGAAAAGCACAAGCCGAATGTTCTCCTGATGGGAGCGACCCATGTGGGCCGGGACCTTGCACCCCGGGTTTCCCGGCGGGTGGGGGTCGGGCTGACGGCCGATTGCACCGAACTTGAGATCGATCCCGGTGAGCGGATTCTGCTCCAGACCCGGCCGGCCTTCGGGGGAAACGTCATGGCCACTATTGCAAATCGGTTTTCACGTCCCCAGATGGCGACCGTGAGACCCGGCGTGATGGAGGCCCGCGAAATTCCGAGGAACCAGGGGGAGGTCATCCCCTTTCCGGTGGATCTTTCGGAGAACGAAGCTGGAACGGTCGTGCTGGAGGTGGTCAAAGAGGAGCGGCAACGCGTCGACCTGTCGCAGGCCCGGGTGATTGTCGCCGGTGGACGAGGGGTCGGTGATCGGGCCGGATTCGAGGTGCTCGAAGAGTTGGCGGGCCTGCTGGGGGGGGTGACAGCGGGGACGCGCGTGGCGGTCGAGGAGGGGTGGATTGGCGCTGATCGCCAGGTAGGACAGACGGGGCAGTCCGTGAGGCCCGAACTCTACATCGCCTGCGGGATTTCAGGGGCGATACAGCACCGGGCCGGCATGATGAATGCGCGCTATATCGTCGCTGTCAATAAAGATCCGCGTGCGCCCATATTCCAGGTGGCGGACTGGGGGATCGTCGGCGATCTGCGGGATGTCGTTCCGCAGATGATCGAACAGTTGAAGAGCAGACAGCCTTCCTGA
- a CDS encoding CaiB/BaiF CoA transferase family protein, with product MDLFKELTVLSLEQATVLPYLTYRLAQDGMRVIRLEHPVYGDPNRLIGDDVLGEERVNSYFLCINAGKKALTLDLSAPEGQEIFKRLVREMKVDIFATNQLPRNYRKLGIDYESLKALKPDIIWLGVSGFGPECDEAAYDPILQARSGLMALTGEKGGDPQVLGVPLPDLGTSEHSYGLLMKALYQRQATGEGACLHVSMFESSVSWLSVPITLTRSFGKTIQRRGNTHEFFAPVSVYPTSDGYIYLAVGNDRQWRSIVTLEMFKELDKPEYAKNAGRISDVERLNQAIQAVTRRYSAEELIAVFKSITVPVGKIQSIPEVIEDPLVQNVLLSARDPRTGREITLAPPPWMTPFLKESGRRMTFPPRFGEHNEEVYGGFLNLGRETLKALSEKKII from the coding sequence ATGGACCTATTCAAGGAGTTGACGGTTCTATCCCTGGAACAGGCGACGGTGCTGCCTTATCTCACCTACCGCCTGGCGCAGGACGGGATGCGGGTCATCCGCCTCGAACACCCGGTATATGGAGATCCGAACCGTCTCATCGGGGACGATGTCCTCGGTGAAGAACGGGTGAACAGCTACTTCTTGTGCATCAATGCGGGCAAAAAGGCCTTGACACTGGACCTGTCGGCGCCTGAGGGGCAGGAGATTTTCAAGCGGCTCGTCCGGGAGATGAAGGTGGATATCTTCGCCACCAATCAGCTGCCGCGCAATTACCGGAAACTCGGCATCGACTACGAGAGCCTGAAGGCTCTCAAGCCGGACATCATCTGGCTGGGGGTCAGCGGCTTCGGCCCTGAATGCGACGAGGCGGCGTACGATCCCATCCTTCAGGCCCGCTCGGGGCTGATGGCCCTGACGGGTGAAAAGGGCGGTGACCCGCAGGTCCTGGGGGTTCCGCTGCCGGATCTGGGTACGAGCGAGCATTCCTACGGACTTCTGATGAAGGCCCTCTACCAGCGGCAGGCGACCGGCGAGGGGGCCTGTCTTCACGTGTCCATGTTCGAGTCCTCGGTTTCCTGGCTGTCCGTTCCCATTACGTTGACCCGGAGTTTCGGCAAGACCATCCAGCGCCGGGGAAACACCCATGAATTCTTCGCTCCGGTATCCGTTTACCCCACCAGCGACGGTTACATCTATCTGGCTGTTGGCAATGATCGTCAGTGGCGCTCTATTGTGACCCTCGAGATGTTCAAGGAACTCGACAAACCCGAATACGCCAAGAACGCAGGCCGGATCAGCGATGTCGAAAGGCTCAACCAGGCCATACAGGCTGTCACCCGCCGATACTCGGCCGAGGAACTGATCGCGGTTTTCAAGTCCATCACCGTCCCTGTCGGGAAGATTCAGTCCATTCCAGAGGTGATCGAAGATCCGCTGGTCCAAAATGTCCTGCTTTCCGCCAGGGATCCGCGCACAGGCAGGGAGATCACACTCGCGCCGCCCCCCTGGATGACGCCGTTTTTGAAGGAAAGCGGACGGCGGATGACCTTTCCCCCGCGTTTTGGTGAGCACAACGAAGAAGTCTATGGCGGGTTTCTGAATCTCGGCCGGGAGACGCTAAAGGCGCTGTCCGAGAAAAAGATCATCTAA